The segment TCCTTCGTTGTTGTCGCGGCCCCGCGTTCGGTGGCGAGGAGGGCCGCATCTCGGGCTGCCGCGGCGTCATCCGCGGCGAGGGCAGCCTCGGCGATCGCGCGTGCGTCGTCGAGGGTGTGCTGCAGGAGGGTGGCGCGCACGTCCGCGAGGGCGCTCGGCGCCATCGACAGGCTCGTCGCACCGAGCCCTACCAGCACGACCGCCAGCAGGGGGTCGGCGGCGGCTTCGCCGCAGATCCCCACCGGTTTGCCGTGGGCGCGTCCGGCGTCGCCCACCTCGCGGATGAGGCGGAGCACGGCAGGGTGCCACGGGTCCTGGAACCCGGCGACCGAACCGAGCAGGCGGTCGGCGGCGAGGGTGTACTGGGTCAGGTCGTTCGTGCCGATCGAGGCGAAGTCGGCGTGGGCGAGGATGCGGTCGGCGAGGAGCGCCGATGAGGGCACCTCCACCATCACCCCCGCGGTGCGGATGCCGTACTCCTTCGCCAGCGCGGTGAAGTATGCGGTCTCCTCGACGGTGGCGACCATCGGCGCCATGACCCACAGATCGGCCGGGCCTTCGGGGGTGCGCCGCGTCGCGGCATCCGCCTCTGCCAGCGCTGTGAGCTGCTCGCGCAGGATGTCCTCGCTCGCGCGAAGCGCGCGCAGGCCCCGGAGACCGAGCGCCGGGTTCTCCTCGTGCGCGTCGTTGAGGAAGGGCAGGGGCTTGTCGGCACCGGCGTCGAGCACGCGCACGACGACCTTCTTGCCGGGGAACGCCCGCAGCAGCTGCTCGTAGCTGTCGCGCTGCTGCTCGACCGTCGGCGCCGAGGATGCGCTGAGGAAGAGGAACTCGGTACGGAACAGTCCCACGCCCTCGGCGCCGAGCTCCACGGCTTCGGCGGCTCCCTCGGGCTTGCCGAGATTCGCCAGAAGCGGCACGGGGGTGCCGTCAGCCAGGGCGCCGTTGGTGATCGGCGCGGCCGCGGCATTCGCCCGGGCGTCGGCGCGCACGCGCGCCCGCTGCAGTTCGTCGTCGGACGGGTCGGCTGTGACCACACCGGCGGCGGCGTCGACGATCACGCTCTGCCCCTCGGTGAGTGCCGTCGCGCCGCCCGCGCCGACGATGGCGACGATGCCCTTCTCACGGGCGAGGATGGCGGTGTGCGACGTGGGGCCGCCCTCGGTGGTGACGAGCGCGAGGACCTGGTCGAGATCGAGCAGGGCGGTGTCGGCGGGGGCGAGGTCTTTCGCGACGAGGACGAACGGATGACCCGGCTCGGGCACACCCGGGGCCGCCACGCCCCGCAGCCGCGCGATGACGCGCTGCGCGACGTCGTCGAGGTCGGCGGCGCGTTCGCCGAGGTAGCCCCCGACGGCGGTGAGCTGGTCGCGGAATGCGGCGAACGCCTCGAACACCGCGCGTTCGCCGGTCTTGCCGTCGGCCAGGCGCGTGCCGATCTCGTCGGACAGGGTCGGGTCTTCGGCCATCATGGCCTGCGCCTCGAGGACGTCCTGCGCAGCGCCGCCGGCCTGCTCGGCGCGTTCTTCGAGCTCACGGGCGACGGCGGCCACCGCCTCGTCGACGCGTGCGCGCTCGCCGGCCTCGCCGATCGTGCTCGGCTCGTCGGCGGGCGCGGGAAGCGGCTCGGCCATGCGGGCCACCGGGCCCTGCGCGACGCCCAGCCCGATCCCGACCCCGCGGATCTCGGTGCGTGCCACGGTGCTCACGCCGCGTCGTGGTCGGTGGTGAGCAGTTCGCTCAGCGAGTCGAGCACGCTCTCGGCGTTCTCGCCGTCGGCGGTGAGCGTGACGTAGTCGCCTTGGTCGACCCCCAGCGAGATCACGCCGAGGATGCTCGCGGCGTTCACCGGCTCGCCCGAGCCCTTGGCCACCGTGATGGGGATCCCGGCCTCCTTCGCCGCCTGTGCGAAGAGCTTGGCGGGGCGGGCGTGCAGCCCGTGCGACGATCCGATGCGCACCGTGCGGGTCAGGGGGGCCATGGGGGTTCCTCTCCTCGGTTTTCAGTGGGGCCGACTCGCGGGGAGTCAGGTGTGCGCGGGGTCTTCGGCCCCGGCATCCGTCGTGGTCTCCGCCGCCGTGACGGCGACCGCGCGGCGGACCAGCTCCAGCGTGCGGGTGCCGTCGAGGTCGGCGAAGACGTCGTCGGGCAGCAGAACCACCGTCGTCATCCGCGAGCCCGCCGCCTGCTCGATGTGCGGGAGCGCATCGGCAAGGTGCGGACCGACCAGGATCACGTCGGCGGCGTCGAGGTCGATCGGGAGCGACTGCTCGGTCCCGGCGATGGCGGTCCAGTGCAATCCCGCATCCTGTGCGGCGCGACGCACACGCTGCGCCACGAAGGTGCTGGAGGCACCCGCTCCACACACGACAAGGATCCGCATCGATCCGCCCTCCTCCTGAGCGATTCTTGTGAAGACGCTGAGTGTCGACAAGTCACGCGTTCTTCCGCCCGGGCGGAAACCTCCGCCTGCGGCCCCGGCCCGGCGGGCCCCGGCGTGGTTGACTGGTGCTCGATGCGGACCGCGGCACGGCGGCCCGGCGGAGGGGTGCCCGTGACCAGAGCCAGGCAGGATCGCCTGCTGACGCTGCTGCTGCGGGACGGCACCTGGGCGACGGCGGCGACGCTGGCCGATGCGCTGGGAGTCACCCCCCGCAGCATCCGCTCGTACGTCACCTCGGTGAACGCCCGGGTCGCTCCGGGCGTCGCGATCGAGTCGGGTCCGCTGGGCTACCGGGCAGGCCCCGAGGGTGCCGCCGCCCTGCGGGCCGGAGGCGGGACGGATGCCGGGACGCCGCGGGATCGGCTGCACACCGTCATCCGGGGTCTGCTCGACACCGACACCGGGATCGACCTCTTCGACACCGCGATGCAGCTGCACGTCAGCCCGGCCACGCTCGAGGCCGACCTCGCGCGTGTGCGAGGCCTTCTCAGCGGCACCGAGCTGACCCTGGAGCGCTCGACGTCGACGGCGCGGCTGCGCGGCGGCGAGATGGCCCGGCGGCGCCTGCTCAGCAGGCTCGCCCACGACGAGATGGATGCCGGTGCGTTCGACCTCGGGGCGCTGCGGCGGAGCCTCGCCGGCACCGCGGTCGACGCCGACGCGTTCGGCGCCTTCAAGTCCGACCTCGTCGCAGAGCCTCGGCGGTCTCGGGTACTACGTCAACGAGCTCGGGATCGCCGACGTCGTCATGCACATCGCCATCGCCGCCGACCGGGTCGCCCACCGGCATCCGCTCTCTCACGACCCCGCGTCCGGCGGTGCCGCCGGCGCCGACGTGGCGGCCGTGATCGAGCGCCTCGTGCAGCAGCACTTCGGTGTGCGCCTGGGGGAGGGCGACGTGCAGCACCTCGCTGCGCTCGTGCTCACCCGCGTGATCGCGCCGGGCGGCGAGGCCGAGCAGGTGCGGGCCCGCCCGTCGCTCGACCCGCAGGTGGAGGCGGCGGTGCGCACGGCGGTGGGGCGGGCGGCGCGGGAATTCCTCGTCGACATCGACGACGAGGACTTCATCACCCGGCTGGCGCTTCACGTGCAGAACCTCCGGCATCGTGCGCAGGATCAGGCGTGGTCGCGCAACCCGCTGACCCGGTCGCTGAAGTCGACGTACCCGATGATCTTCGAGCTGGCGGTCTACATCGCCGGTGAACTCGACGCGGAGCTGGGCTTCCCGCTCCCCGACGACGAGATCGCCTACATCGCGATGCACGTCGGGGGCCGGCTCGAGCGGAGCCGCCAGAACGCGCAGCTGCTCACGGCGACGATCGTCTGCCCGGGGTACTACGAGCTGCACGAGCTGCTGCGATCCAGCGTCGATCGCTCGCTCGGTCAGGCGATCGAGGTCGTCGGCGTGGAGACGCGCGTCGACCCCGACTGGGACAACCTCGGCACCGACCTGGTCCTCACCACGATCGACGCGCCGGTCGCGGGGGAGAGGATCGTTCGGATCCAGCCGTTCCTCACCGACGCCGACGTCGAGCGCGTGCAGGCCGCCGCGGGCCGGGTGCGCCGTGGACGACGTCTGGCGCGGCTGCGCACCGAGCTCGAGCGGTACTTCCCCGCCGACGCCTTCGTGCGCGGACTCGACGTCGACGACACCGGTGAGGAGGGGATCATCCGCCGCCTGGGCGGCATGCTCGTCGCCCAGGGCGTCATCGACGACGACTACGTCGAACGGTCGATACACCGGGAGCGGATGTCGTCGACCGCGTTCACCGATGCGCTGGCCGTGCCCCATGCCATCGGGATGACCGCGACGCGCACCGCCATCGCGGTCGGGGTCGCGGAAGGGTCGATCCCGTGGGGTGACTCGCGGGTGCAGGTCGTGGCCCTGGTGGCGTTCTCCGAGGGCGACCGGGAGGCCTTCCAGACGGTCTTCGAGCAGCTGGTCGAGGTCTTCTCCGAGCGCGAGAGCGTGTCGCGGATCGTCCGGCGGGGCACGGACTTCCCGGCCTTCCTCGACGAGCTCGTCGCCGTCATCGACGGCTAGCGTCGGCCGAGCCTGGCGTCCCGAACTCCTGCAGAATCGGCGGACACCCGGCCACGGCGACGTTCACAGCGGCGTCGGCCACGGTTCTGCAGGAGTTGGGGACAGGCGGCGGAGCACCCGGTGGCGGGAGCCCGGGGTCAGCCGCGGCGCAGCCGCGCCTGAAGTCCCAGCCGTGCGGCGGGCCACTCGTGGGGGAGGAGCGAGTAGACCGCGGTGTCGCGCAGCGACCCGTCTGGCCCGAGGCGGTGGTTGCGCAGAATACCGTCCAGCTTCGCACCGAGCCGTTCGATCGCCGCGCGCGACTGCCGGTTGTGGAAGTGGGTGCGGAATTCCACGGCGATCGCGTCGCACGCCTCGAAGGCGTGACCGAGCAGGAGCAGCTTCGCGGCCGTGTTCACCGCCGTGCGCTGAGCCGCCACGCTCAGCCAGGTGTAGCCGATCTCGACGTGCCGGTTGGCCTGGTCGATGTTGCAGAAGGTGGTCATGCCGACGGCCACGCCGGTGTCAGCGCGGAGGATCGCCCACGGGTTCATCTCGCCGCGCTTCCGCCATGCCTGCCGCTGTGCGATCTCGGCATCGACGCCGGCGGGTGAGGGCACGGAGGTGTACCAGGCGTGCTCGAGCCCCTCGGCGGCCTGACGCAGGTCGGGGGCGTGCTCCGCCGCCAGGGGCTCGAGCCGGACGTGAGCGTTCTCGAGAGTGACGGGGTCGGTCAGCAGCACGACCTCGGGAGCGGAGGTCATCTCCCCTCGATCTGCGCGAGGAGTGCGCGGGCACCCGCGGCGAGGTCGGCGACCTGCGCGGCGGCGTCGGCGGACGAGGACCCGCGTACATCCAGGTAGAGCTTCAGCTTCGGCTCCGTCCCGCTCGGCCGCACGATGACCCGGGCGCCCTGCGCGAGCCACAGTCTCAGCACATCGCCGGGGGGTAGGTCACCGACGCCCTCGCTGAGGTCTTCGAACCGCTCGACGGCGACCGTGCCGATGCGGCTGGGAGGGTCGGCGCGGAGTGCCGCCATCACCCGATCGATGGTCGAGAGGTCGTCGACCCGCACCGAGATCTGGTCGCTGGCGAAGAAGCCGAAGGTCTCATCGAACTCTCGCAGCACGTCGGCGAGCGTGCGCCCTTCGGCGCGGGCGTCAGCAACGATGCCGAGCAGGGCGATCGCGGCGGAGATCCCGTCCTTGTCGCGCACCGTCTCGGGGTTGACGAGGTATCCGAGGGCCTCCTCGAATCCGTAGACGATGCCCGGTGCGCGCGAGATCCACTTGAACCCCGTGAGCGTCGCGTGGAAGTCGAGGCCGTAGTGGCGGGCGACGGTTTCCAGGCCGGGGGAGGAGACCAGAGAACACGCGAGGGATGCCGCTGACCCGCGCCCTGCATCGCCCGCCGCCGCGCGCGCGGCACGCCAGCCGAGGAGCAGCCCGATCTGGTTGCCGGTGAGTCGGCGCCAGCCGCCCTCGGCGGAGGTGTCGGGCAGGGCCACCGCGAGCCGGTCTGCGTCGGGGTCGTTCGCCACGATCAGCTCCGCGCCTGCGGCGCGCGCGGTCTCGAACGCCAGATCCATCGCCCCGGGCTCTTCGGGGTTGGGGAACGCCACCGTGGGGAAGCGTCCGTCGGGTGCGGTCTGCTGCTCGACGAGGACCGGTTCGGGGTAGCCCGCGGCGGCGAGGATCTTCGACAGCGTCTCCCACCCCACGCCGTGCATCGCGGTGTAGACCCAACGGAGCCCGGCGGCACCGGGCCCGGCCGGGGCGACCCGTGCGGTCGCGGCGACGTAGGCGTCGACGACGTCCTCGCCGGCGAGCTCCCACGCGTCCGAGCGCGGCAGCTCGTCGACCCGCAGTGTGTCGGCCACGCGCTGGATCTCGGCGGCGATGAGCGCGTCGACGGGCGCGACGATCTGCGACCCGCCGTGCACGCCCCCGAGGTACACCTTGTAGCCGTTGTCGTTCGGCGGATTGTGACTCGCCGTGACCATGACGCCCGCATCGGCGCCGAGGTGGCGCACCGCGAAGGCGAGCACGGGGGTGGGAAGGAGTCGGGGGAGAATCGCGACACGAAGCCCCATACCCGCCATGATCTCGGCGGAGTCGCGGGCGAACACGTCGGAGTTCCGGCGCCCGTCGTAGCCGATCACGACCAGCGGGGCATCGCCGGCCACTCCACCGCCGGCGGCCTGCGCGAGCACATACGCCCCGAGCCCGGCCGCGGCCTGCGAGACCAGCACCCGGTTCATCCGGTTGCTGCCCGCGCCCAGCTCACCGCGAAGACCCGCCGTGCCGAAGGCGAGGCGCTCCGAGAAGCGGTCGGTCAGCTCGGCGCTCGCGGCGTGGTCTGCGGCCTCGGCGCGCGTGATCAGATCATCGAGTTCGGCGCGGGTCTCGTCATCGGGGTCCTGGTCGCGCCAGGCGCGCGCCAGCGCGATCGCGTCCGGCCCCGCTGATGCGGTCACAGCTGCTCCACCACCCGCGCGAGGAGGGACGAGATCACCGGCTCGGCGTCGCGTCCGGCTTCGAGCACCTCTTCGTGACTGAGGGGTGTGGTCTGAATGCCCGCGGCGAGGTTCGTGATCAGCGAGAACCCGAGGATCTCCATCCCGGCCTCTCGCGCGGCGATCGCCTCGAGGGCCGTGGACATCCCGACGATGTCGCCGCCGATCCGCTCGGCCATCCGCACTTCCGCGGGCGTCTCGTAGTGCGGACCGCGGAACTGGCAGTACACGCCCTCGTCGAGCGTCGGGTCGACCGAGCGCGCGATCTCGCGCAGGCGCTCGGAGTACAGATCGGTGAGGTCGATGAAGGTGGCGCCCTCGAGCGGCGAGGCGGCGGTGAGGTTGATGTGGTCGCTGATGAGCACCGGCTGGCCCGGGCTCCACGTCCGGCGGATGCCGCCGGCGCCGTTGGTGAGGACCATGATCCGGGCCCCGGTCGCGGCGGCGGTGCGGACGCTGTGGACGACCCGGCGAACCCCGTGGCCCTCGTAGAAGTGCGTGCGCGCCCCGATGACGAGCACCCGCCGGCCGGCGGGGGTCAGGATGCTGCGGATCGTCCCCACATGACCTTCCAGCGCCGGCCGGCTGAACCCGGTGACCTCGGTGGCGGGAACGGTCGCGACGGTCTCGCCGAGCAGATCGGCGGCCTTGCCCCACCCGCTGCCGAGGGTGAGGGCGATGTCGTGGTGATCCACGCCGGTGAGGCGAGCGATGTCGTCGGCCGCCTGGGCGGCGACGGCGAACGGATCGGCGTTCGGGTCGTCGAGCGGATGGTCGCTGGGTCGATGCATAAGGTCACGATACGGACCAGATCCGCCACCCTGCCACCGCACCGCCCCCGGGCGAGGGTCCGCGGCTGTTTGAATGGGGGTATGTCGTTGAGCTTCGAGCGGACCCAGACCGTGGCGATCCTGGGCGGCGGTCCCGGTGGATACGAGGCGGCGTTGGCCGCCGCGCAGCTGGGTGCCGAAGTCACCCTGGTCGAGCGCGCCGGCGTCGGCGGGTCGGCTGTCATCACCGACGTCGTCCCCTCCAAGACGCTCATCGCCACGGCCGACGCCGCGGTGGCGATCTCGGAGGCCGGTGACCTCGGCGTGCAGCTGTTCGCCCGAGGCGAGAGCGGAAAGCCCCTCAAGCCCGAGATCGCGATCAATCTCGCCGCTGTGAACAAGCGGGTGCTCTCCCTCGCACGTCAGCAGTCCGACGACATGCGGGCTTCGCTCGTGGAGGCGGGGGTGCGCATCATCTCCGGCCACGGTCGCCTCGAGGGACGCAACGAGGTCATCGTCTCCACCGACATCGGCGGCACCGACTTCGACAGGGTCGAGGCCGACACCCTCGTCGTCTCGGTCGGTGCGTCGCCCCGCCAGCTCCCGAGCGCCAAGCCCGACGGGCAGCGCATCCTCACCTGGACGCAGCTCTACAGCATGAACGCCCTCCCCTCGCACCTCATCGTGGTGGGGTCGGGGGTCACCGGGGCGGAGTTCGCATCGGCCTACATGAACCTCGGCGCCGAGGTCACGCTCATCTCCAGCCGTGACCAGGTTCTTCCGGGGGAGGATGCCGACGCCGCGGCCGTGCTGGAGAAGGTCTTCAAGAGGGGGGGGATGACCGTGCTGTCCCGGTGCCGCGCCGAGAGCGTCGAGAACACCGGCGAGGGCGTCCGCGTCACCCTCGGCGACGGGCGCGTAGTCGAGGGGAGCCACTGCCTCATGGCGGTCGGTGCCGTCCCGAACACGGCCGGCATCGGCCTGGAAGAGGCCGGGGTGCAGATGACCGACTCGGGTCACATCCAGGTCAACCGCGTCGCGCGCACGAGCGTGCCGAACATCTACGCCGCCGGAGACTGCACGACCTTCGTGCCGCTGGCCTCGGTCGCCTCCATGCAGGGCCGCACCGCCGTGTTCCACGCGCTCGGCGACGTGGTCATCCCGCTGGAGCAGCGGCGCATCACCTCGAACATCTTCACCGCTCCCGAGATCGCCACGGTCGGATTCCAGGAGAAGGATGTCACCTCCGGCGACGCCGACGGGCTCGTGCTGAAGCTTCCGCTTTCGGCCAACCCGCGGGCGAAGATGATGGGCGTGCGCGACGGGTTCGTCAAGCTCATCGCCCGACGCGGCAGCGGCACCGTCATCGGCGGCGTCATCGTCGCGCCGCGCGCGTCGGAGCTGATCTATCCGATCGCGATCGCCGTGGAGCGCCGCCTCACCGTCGATCAGGTGTCGCGCGTGTTCGCGGTCTACCCGTCGCTGTCGGGGAGCATCACCGACGCCGCGCGGGCGATGCACATCGTCGACCGCCCGATGGATGCCGCACAGGTCTGACGCCCCGCCCGGGCCTCTAGACTGCCACCGTGCCGATCAATCCCGCGGCGCGCTCGACGTCCAGCGCCGACGCCGCCCCCGCAGCATCCCGTCCGATCGACCCCGCCCTGCTGTCGATTCCCGACGGCGCGGCCGATGTGACCGTCGTCCGCGAGATCGACGGGCTGAGCTACATCGACCCGGATGACCCGGCGATGCCCTCGTACCGGGTGATCGCCAACAACCGCCAGCCCGTGGCGCTGCGCGACATGATGATCCTGCCGGTGCGGACCGGCTACATCGGGCAGGACCGGGTCAAGCCCGACCCTGCTCTCGTGCCCCCGACCGGCGCGGAGGCGGTGCCTGACGTCGACGTCGACACCGTCTACCTGCCCGTCCGCGACGGGGTCGCATCGGCCCTGGTCTACCGCCCGCAGGGTGTCGCCGTGGGGGACGCGCTCGGCGTCATCCTGTACGTCCACGGCGGGGGATTCACCGTCGGATCCGCGGCCGACACCGACTACATCACGCGCCGGCTGGCGAAGGACAACGGCGTGATCGTCGTCTCGGCCAACTACCGGCTCGCGCCGGAGTATCCGTTCCCGACACCTCTCGACGACGTCGCCGACCTCTATGCGTGGCTGCGCACCGACGCCGGTCGGCTCGGCGGCGATCCGGCGTGGGTGGCGGTGGCGGGCGACTCGGCAGGGTCGAACTTCGCCGCGGCGCTGCCTCTCCTCGCGCGCGAGCGCGGGCTCGCCGCGCCCGACGCGGTGCTGATGTACGGCGCGTTCGTCGATTTCGCCCAGGAGCGGTGGCCGTCCTTCCAGGCGCAGGCGCCGCGGGGGATTGTCTACGACAGCGCGTTCTTCGGGTTCATCCGAGGGGCCTACCTGCCGACGACGCCGTGGACCGACCCCCTGGCGAGCCCGATCTACGGCGACCTCGGCGGTTATCCGCCCACCTTCCTCGCCACCGGGACGCATGACCCGATCGTCGATTCGGCGAAGGCGTTCGCCGAGGCGCTCGCCGCCGTAGGCGTCGCGGTCGACGGGTACTTCCCCGAGGGGATGCCGCACGGGTTCTACTTCTTCCCGGACGTCCAGGTGCCCGAGGGAGACGTGGCGTTCGAGCGCACCGCGGCTTTCCTCGCGAAGCGTCGCGCGCGGTAGCGGGTCGCGACCCGTCAGAAAATGCGGCCCAGGGTCGCGCCGGGCAGCGGGTTTCGACGGGTCGTGGAGCGGCTCCCACAGAAATCGACGGGTCGTGACGCGGCCGCGCCTGACGTCGATGAATCCGAACGCGGTCGCTGCAGACTCGACGACGTGGAGCGGTTGTTCCGCGACCCGTCGATGAGTGCGGTTCGGGATGCTGCCGGGCAGCGTTTTTCGACGGGTCGTGACGTGGCCGCGACAGAAGTCGACGGGTCGGGGCGCCCGACGCGCGCGCTCCCGGCGTGCGAGCGCGCTACGCGATCGTCAGCAGCTGGTGACCAGCCGCGACAGTCGTGCCCGGGTCGGCGTTGATGGCGCCGACGGTTCCGTCCTTGTGCGCCTGGATGGGCTGCTCCATCTTCATGGCCTCGAGCACCACGACGAGGTCGCCCTTGACGACCTGCTGCCCCTCCGCGACGGCGACTTTCACGATCGTCGCCTGCATCGGCGCCTTCACCGCGTCGCCTGATGCGCCCGCGACGGCCGAGGCGGTGTGCGAGCGCCGCGACGGCGGCACGGCCGCGGGTCTGCCGGCGGTGTGCGACGTGGTGGTGGCGACACGGTCGGGGAGGCTGACCTCGAGCCGCTTTCCGGCGACCTCGACGACGACGGTGTGGCGGCCCTCGCCTGCGGCCGGGGTGTCGAGCTCGCCGTCCCACGGCGGGATGTCGTTGTCGAACTCCGTCTCGATCCACCGCGTGTAGACCCCGAACGCGCCGTCGGCGGCGGTGAAGGCGGGGTCGCGCACGACCTTGCGGTGGAACGGCAGGACGGTGGGAAGTCCCGCCACCTCGAACTCGTCGAGGGCGCGCCGTGCGCGCTCCAGCGCCTCCGCGCGGTCGCGGCCGGTGACGATGATCTTCGCCAGCAGCGAGTCGAAGGCCCCCGAGACGCTGTCGCCGGCGGTGACTCCGGAGTCCAGGCGCAGGCCCGGGCCGCCGAAGGTCTTGAACACGTGGATCGGACCCGGCTGGGGGAGGAACCCGCGCCCGGGGTCCTCGCCGTTGATGCGGAACTCGATCGAGTGGCCCACCGGCACCGGGTCGTCGTAGCCGAGCTCCTCGCCCTCGGCGAGGCGGAACTGCTCGCGCACGAGGTCGAGCCCGGTCACCTCCTCGGAGACGGGGTGCTCCACCTGCAGCCGGGTGTTGACCTCGAGGAACGAGATGGTGCCGTCGGCGCCGATGAGGAACTCGCAGGTCCCCGCGCCGAGGTACCCGACCTCCCGGAGGATCGCCTTCGACGCGTCGTACAGGATGCGGTTCTGCGCCTCGCTGAGGAACGGCGCCGGCGCCTCTTCGACGAGCTTCTGGTGGCGGCGCTGCAGCGAGCAGTCGCGGGTGGAGACCACCACGACGTTCCCCGCGCTGTCGGCGAGGCACTGCGTCTCGACGTGCCGGGGCTTGTCGAGGTACTTCTCCACGAAGCACTCGCCGCGGCCGAACGCCGCGATGGCCTCACGGGTCGCCGACTCGAACATCTCGGGCACCTCGTCGATGGTGCGCGCGACCTTGAGGCCGCGCCCGCCGCCGCCGTAGGCGGCCTTGATCGCGATGGGGAGCCCGACCGACTCGGCGAAGGCCACGACCTCGTCGGCGCCGGCGACCGGCCCCGGCGTGCCGGGAGCCAGGGGAGCGCCGACCTTCTCGGCCACGGCGCGCGCGGTGACCTTGTCGCCCAGCGCCTCGATCGCCTCGGGCGACGGGCCGATCCACACCAGGCCCGCGGCGATGACGGCGCGGGCGAAGTCGGCGTTCTCCGCGAGGAACCCGTACCCGGGATGCACCGCGTCGGCACCCGAGCGGCGGGCGACGGAGAGGATCTTCTCGATCGAGAGGTAGGTCTCGGCGCTCGTGGAGCCTTCGAGGGCGTACGCCTCGTCCGCGAGGCGGGCGTGGAGGGCGTCGCGATCCTGGTCGGCGTAGACGGCGACAGAGGCCTTTCCGGCGTCGCGGGCGGCACGGATGACGCGAACGGCGATCTCGCCGCGGTTTGCGATGAGCACCTTGGCGATTCGAGGCATGATGGCCAGCCTACCCACGCGGATGGTCGGTCATTTGACTGGTTCGTACAAGAACCGGGAAGAAACGTGGGCGTCCAACCACAACGCGTGCCGTCACTCGGGACTCGCCCAGAGCGAGGTCCAGGTCACGCCGTGGCGCGTGATGAGGCGTCGGAGGGTCGACAGCGACATCCCGACCACCGTAGACGGATCGCCCTCGACCCGCTCGATGAAGGGTCCGCCCAGGCTGTCGACGGTGAAGGCGCCCGCGACGTGCAGCGGCTCCCCGGTGGCGACGTAGGCGTCGATCTCGTCGTCGGTGACGTCGGCGGCGAAGCTCACCGACGCCTCGGCGACGGCGTGCTCCTCGTGGGCGGGTGCGCCCGGGGCGATGCGGAACACGCTGTGTCCCGAGTGCAGCACGCCGGTGCGGCCGCGCATCGCGCGCCACCGGGCGACCGCCACCGCGGGCTCGTAGGGCTTCCCGAGGATCTCGCCGTCCAGCTCGAACATCGAATCGCCGCCGATCACGACACCGTCGAAGGCTGGATCGTCCGCGACCACGCGCGCCGCGACATCCGCCGCCTTCCGTCGCGCGAGCAGCAGGACGTGC is part of the Microbacterium sp. ET2 genome and harbors:
- the ptsP gene encoding phosphoenolpyruvate--protein phosphotransferase, with amino-acid sequence MAEPLPAPADEPSTIGEAGERARVDEAVAAVARELEERAEQAGGAAQDVLEAQAMMAEDPTLSDEIGTRLADGKTGERAVFEAFAAFRDQLTAVGGYLGERAADLDDVAQRVIARLRGVAAPGVPEPGHPFVLVAKDLAPADTALLDLDQVLALVTTEGGPTSHTAILAREKGIVAIVGAGGATALTEGQSVIVDAAAGVVTADPSDDELQRARVRADARANAAAAPITNGALADGTPVPLLANLGKPEGAAEAVELGAEGVGLFRTEFLFLSASSAPTVEQQRDSYEQLLRAFPGKKVVVRVLDAGADKPLPFLNDAHEENPALGLRGLRALRASEDILREQLTALAEADAATRRTPEGPADLWVMAPMVATVEETAYFTALAKEYGIRTAGVMVEVPSSALLADRILAHADFASIGTNDLTQYTLAADRLLGSVAGFQDPWHPAVLRLIREVGDAGRAHGKPVGICGEAAADPLLAVVLVGLGATSLSMAPSALADVRATLLQHTLDDARAIAEAALAADDAAAARDAALLATERGAATTTKETQQ
- a CDS encoding HPr family phosphocarrier protein, whose translation is MAPLTRTVRIGSSHGLHARPAKLFAQAAKEAGIPITVAKGSGEPVNAASILGVISLGVDQGDYVTLTADGENAESVLDSLSELLTTDHDAA
- a CDS encoding PTS sugar transporter subunit IIB — protein: MRILVVCGAGASSTFVAQRVRRAAQDAGLHWTAIAGTEQSLPIDLDAADVILVGPHLADALPHIEQAAGSRMTTVVLLPDDVFADLDGTRTLELVRRAVAVTAAETTTDAGAEDPAHT
- a CDS encoding GNAT family N-acetyltransferase, coding for MTSAPEVVLLTDPVTLENAHVRLEPLAAEHAPDLRQAAEGLEHAWYTSVPSPAGVDAEIAQRQAWRKRGEMNPWAILRADTGVAVGMTTFCNIDQANRHVEIGYTWLSVAAQRTAVNTAAKLLLLGHAFEACDAIAVEFRTHFHNRQSRAAIERLGAKLDGILRNHRLGPDGSLRDTAVYSLLPHEWPAARLGLQARLRRG
- a CDS encoding phospho-sugar mutase, coding for MTASAGPDAIALARAWRDQDPDDETRAELDDLITRAEAADHAASAELTDRFSERLAFGTAGLRGELGAGSNRMNRVLVSQAAAGLGAYVLAQAAGGGVAGDAPLVVIGYDGRRNSDVFARDSAEIMAGMGLRVAILPRLLPTPVLAFAVRHLGADAGVMVTASHNPPNDNGYKVYLGGVHGGSQIVAPVDALIAAEIQRVADTLRVDELPRSDAWELAGEDVVDAYVAATARVAPAGPGAAGLRWVYTAMHGVGWETLSKILAAAGYPEPVLVEQQTAPDGRFPTVAFPNPEEPGAMDLAFETARAAGAELIVANDPDADRLAVALPDTSAEGGWRRLTGNQIGLLLGWRAARAAAGDAGRGSAASLACSLVSSPGLETVARHYGLDFHATLTGFKWISRAPGIVYGFEEALGYLVNPETVRDKDGISAAIALLGIVADARAEGRTLADVLREFDETFGFFASDQISVRVDDLSTIDRVMAALRADPPSRIGTVAVERFEDLSEGVGDLPPGDVLRLWLAQGARVIVRPSGTEPKLKLYLDVRGSSSADAAAQVADLAAGARALLAQIEGR
- a CDS encoding purine-nucleoside phosphorylase, which codes for MHRPSDHPLDDPNADPFAVAAQAADDIARLTGVDHHDIALTLGSGWGKAADLLGETVATVPATEVTGFSRPALEGHVGTIRSILTPAGRRVLVIGARTHFYEGHGVRRVVHSVRTAAATGARIMVLTNGAGGIRRTWSPGQPVLISDHINLTAASPLEGATFIDLTDLYSERLREIARSVDPTLDEGVYCQFRGPHYETPAEVRMAERIGGDIVGMSTALEAIAAREAGMEILGFSLITNLAAGIQTTPLSHEEVLEAGRDAEPVISSLLARVVEQL
- a CDS encoding NAD(P)H-quinone dehydrogenase, with amino-acid sequence MSLSFERTQTVAILGGGPGGYEAALAAAQLGAEVTLVERAGVGGSAVITDVVPSKTLIATADAAVAISEAGDLGVQLFARGESGKPLKPEIAINLAAVNKRVLSLARQQSDDMRASLVEAGVRIISGHGRLEGRNEVIVSTDIGGTDFDRVEADTLVVSVGASPRQLPSAKPDGQRILTWTQLYSMNALPSHLIVVGSGVTGAEFASAYMNLGAEVTLISSRDQVLPGEDADAAAVLEKVFKRGGMTVLSRCRAESVENTGEGVRVTLGDGRVVEGSHCLMAVGAVPNTAGIGLEEAGVQMTDSGHIQVNRVARTSVPNIYAAGDCTTFVPLASVASMQGRTAVFHALGDVVIPLEQRRITSNIFTAPEIATVGFQEKDVTSGDADGLVLKLPLSANPRAKMMGVRDGFVKLIARRGSGTVIGGVIVAPRASELIYPIAIAVERRLTVDQVSRVFAVYPSLSGSITDAARAMHIVDRPMDAAQV